One window of the bacterium genome contains the following:
- a CDS encoding oxidoreductase, with protein sequence MAKPKLAIYWAASCGGCDVAILDIEDKILAVADFFDLVFWPCAMDFKYEDVEKMEDKSITLTLFNGAIRTEENYHLAKLLRQKSVVLCAFGSCAAEGGIPGLANFTTKEEIMKYAYVTSPSTDNPDKIYPQTTVKMPEGEIHIPELWNTVRSLPQVVDVDYIIPGCPPQSNQIAAVVEAVIDILKNGKPLPPKGTVLGATESTCCDECTRKRDIKKITKFVRPFEIIPDPDICLLEQGIVCVGSATKAGCGAKCPAANVPCRGCYGMPVHVRDQGAKMVSALASVVDTRDPEEAERIMATIPDPLGTFYRFTLADSLIGRSQK encoded by the coding sequence ATGGCAAAACCCAAACTCGCCATTTACTGGGCAGCGTCCTGCGGCGGTTGTGACGTCGCCATCCTCGACATCGAGGACAAGATTCTGGCCGTGGCGGACTTTTTCGACCTCGTATTCTGGCCGTGCGCGATGGATTTCAAATATGAAGACGTGGAGAAGATGGAAGACAAATCCATCACGCTGACGCTATTCAACGGAGCCATCCGCACCGAAGAGAATTATCATTTGGCCAAACTGCTGCGCCAGAAGTCCGTCGTGCTTTGCGCGTTCGGGAGCTGCGCGGCGGAAGGCGGCATTCCGGGACTGGCGAACTTCACGACCAAAGAAGAGATCATGAAGTATGCCTATGTGACGTCGCCTTCAACGGACAATCCGGACAAGATTTATCCACAAACCACGGTGAAAATGCCGGAGGGAGAAATCCATATTCCGGAACTGTGGAACACGGTGCGATCTTTGCCGCAGGTGGTGGATGTGGATTACATCATCCCCGGCTGCCCGCCGCAATCGAATCAGATTGCCGCGGTTGTCGAGGCGGTGATTGATATTCTGAAGAACGGCAAGCCGCTGCCGCCCAAGGGCACGGTGCTGGGTGCGACGGAGTCCACCTGCTGCGACGAATGCACGCGCAAGCGCGACATCAAAAAAATCACTAAATTTGTCCGTCCCTTCGAGATCATCCCCGATCCGGACATTTGCCTTCTGGAGCAGGGAATTGTGTGTGTCGGCTCGGCCACCAAGGCGGGTTGCGGGGCCAAGTGCCCGGCGGCCAATGTGCCTTGCCGCGGCTGCTACGGCATGCCGGTTCACGTGCGGGATCAGGGGGCGAAAATGGTGAGCGCTCTGGCGAGCGTGGTGGACACGCGGGATCCGGAAGAGGCGGAACGCATTATGGCGACGATTCCCGATCCGCTGGGAACGTTTTACCGGTTCACGCTGGCGGATTCGCTTATCGGGAGGTCGCAGAAATGA
- a CDS encoding hydrogenase iron-sulfur subunit, translating to MSFEPKILGILCNWCSYTGADLAGTARLKYPPNVTSVRVMCSGRVDPGFILDAYRHGADGVLVCGCHPGDCHYVEGNYKCLRRIPLTKTLLEGMGIDPNRLRLEWVSASEGNRFQQVVTEFTEQIRALGPLKLHEAVFDPEHPAGPAPNGKSADTVHQPAAR from the coding sequence ATGAGTTTCGAACCCAAAATACTCGGCATCCTTTGCAACTGGTGCAGCTATACGGGCGCGGATCTGGCCGGAACGGCCCGCCTGAAGTATCCGCCCAACGTGACCAGCGTGCGCGTGATGTGCAGTGGCCGCGTGGACCCGGGCTTCATTCTCGATGCCTACCGCCACGGGGCGGACGGCGTTCTGGTGTGCGGCTGCCATCCGGGCGACTGCCATTATGTGGAGGGCAATTACAAGTGCCTGCGCCGCATCCCGCTGACCAAGACCCTGCTGGAAGGCATGGGCATTGATCCGAACCGTCTGCGTCTGGAATGGGTATCGGCCTCGGAAGGCAACCGGTTTCAGCAGGTGGTAACGGAATTCACCGAACAAATTCGCGCCCTCGGGCCGCTGAAGCTGCACGAAGCCGTTTTCGATCCGGAACATCCGGCGGGACCTGCTCCCAACGGAAAGTCGGCGGACACGGTCCATCAACCAGCCGCGCGTTAG
- a CDS encoding 4Fe-4S dicluster domain-containing protein gives MMSKVTITIDGKPIQVEEGSYVLEACRDMGIDIPAPCRYPHLEPRAACRLCAVEVSDGKSDSKIEMSCTYKVKEGLVVGATSEKALEARRKNLVSLMNRCAPSPLLKDLQKQLNVTDAKFGDPEITCFRCMLCIRMCDEIVGVKALSLKKVKEGDTTPIALDADKCILCGACATICPVEHIKLEDIEERPVVHQDMRLGPNNAITLTFRQAVPNVPRIHTEDCIHFSTGGCEICSEVCDKNAIKYDDVDKIEEIDVGTVIMATGFQDFDPSPMKQFGYGKYPNVVSAIEFEQMNNAAGPTGGKIVMQDGSEPRSIALLHCIGSRDDHHHKYCSRVCCMYALKFAHLAKEKTTAEVYQLYIDMRAYGKGYEEFYHRILEEGVTVIRGKAAEVIPAHYRRPGEGGLMVCCEDTLIGKYREIPVDMVVLCTALEANADASKVGRKFNISTGADGWYIEAHPKLGPVSTTTDGIFLAGVCQGAKDIPDTVAQGGAAAAQAMKLMNRGEIFLDAACAEIQDELCSGCRICNGLCPYNAISYDEAKKISNINPAMCKACGTCVAACPSGAIKGLHFTDEQIYAQIEGILA, from the coding sequence ATGATGTCAAAAGTTACTATCACCATTGACGGAAAGCCGATCCAGGTCGAGGAGGGAAGCTACGTACTCGAAGCATGCCGTGATATGGGAATTGATATTCCCGCGCCATGCCGGTACCCGCACCTCGAACCCCGCGCGGCCTGCCGTCTGTGCGCTGTGGAAGTCAGCGACGGAAAGAGCGATTCCAAAATAGAAATGTCCTGCACCTACAAGGTCAAGGAAGGCCTGGTGGTCGGTGCGACGTCGGAGAAGGCGCTGGAAGCCCGCCGGAAGAATCTGGTGAGCCTGATGAACCGCTGCGCGCCCAGCCCCCTGCTCAAAGACCTGCAGAAGCAGCTCAATGTCACGGACGCCAAGTTCGGCGATCCGGAGATTACCTGCTTCCGCTGCATGCTGTGCATTCGGATGTGCGACGAAATCGTGGGCGTGAAGGCCCTGTCCCTGAAGAAGGTCAAGGAGGGCGACACGACACCCATCGCGCTGGATGCCGACAAGTGCATTCTGTGCGGCGCGTGCGCCACGATCTGCCCGGTGGAGCACATCAAGCTGGAAGATATCGAAGAGCGTCCGGTGGTGCATCAGGATATGCGCCTGGGACCGAACAACGCGATCACGTTGACGTTCCGCCAGGCGGTGCCCAATGTGCCGCGTATTCACACGGAAGACTGTATTCACTTCTCGACGGGCGGCTGCGAAATCTGCTCGGAGGTGTGCGACAAGAACGCCATCAAGTATGATGACGTGGACAAGATCGAAGAGATCGACGTCGGCACGGTGATCATGGCGACGGGATTTCAGGATTTCGATCCGTCCCCGATGAAGCAGTTCGGCTACGGCAAGTACCCGAACGTGGTCAGCGCCATCGAGTTCGAGCAGATGAACAACGCGGCGGGTCCGACGGGCGGCAAGATCGTAATGCAGGACGGCAGCGAGCCGCGCTCGATTGCCCTGCTGCACTGCATCGGCAGCCGTGACGACCATCACCACAAGTATTGCAGCCGCGTGTGCTGCATGTACGCGCTGAAGTTCGCGCATCTGGCCAAGGAAAAGACCACCGCCGAGGTGTACCAGCTTTACATCGACATGCGCGCGTATGGCAAGGGCTACGAAGAGTTCTATCACCGCATTCTGGAAGAAGGCGTGACGGTGATTCGCGGCAAGGCGGCGGAAGTGATTCCGGCGCACTACCGCCGTCCGGGCGAAGGCGGTCTGATGGTCTGCTGTGAAGACACGCTGATCGGCAAGTACCGCGAGATTCCGGTGGATATGGTGGTGCTGTGCACGGCGCTGGAAGCCAACGCCGACGCCTCGAAGGTTGGCCGCAAATTCAACATTTCGACGGGCGCGGACGGCTGGTACATCGAAGCCCATCCGAAGCTGGGACCGGTCTCCACGACCACCGACGGCATTTTCCTCGCCGGTGTCTGCCAAGGAGCCAAGGACATTCCCGATACGGTGGCGCAGGGCGGAGCCGCGGCGGCCCAGGCGATGAAGCTGATGAACCGGGGCGAGATTTTCCTCGATGCGGCGTGCGCCGAAATCCAGGATGAACTGTGCAGCGGCTGCCGCATCTGTAACGGCCTGTGTCCGTACAATGCCATCAGCTACGACGAGGCCAAAAAGATCAGCAACATCAATCCGGCCATGTGCAAGGCCTGCGGAACGTGTGTGGCGGCCTGTCCGAGCGGTGCGATCAAGGGATTGCACTTCACCGATGAACAGATTTACGCCCAAATTGAAGGGATACTGGCATGA
- a CDS encoding NAD(P)-binding protein produces MSGDTTNGSGKVRIGLFICHCGTNIAKMVDVVKLTEEFSKHPDVAVSREYRFMCSEPGQELIIKDIKEHKLDRVVVAACSPLMHEPTFRKAVERGGINRYFFEMVNVREQVSWVSTDYESATAKARRLINGALARVKFHEALEMRRVKITPRVMVVGGGIGGIETSLQLADAGFEVVLVEKDDTIGGHMAKFDKTFPTLDCAACILTPKMVSVGQHPRIRLMTWTEVENVEGYVGNFKVKVRQKARYVDPSLCNGCGACYEACPARPVPTKRKLILGRQVANQGYMLSGVKMPALAKEETKTPAVADAV; encoded by the coding sequence ATGAGCGGAGACACAACCAACGGCAGCGGCAAGGTCCGCATCGGGCTGTTTATCTGCCACTGCGGAACCAATATTGCGAAGATGGTGGATGTGGTCAAGCTGACCGAGGAGTTTTCGAAGCATCCGGACGTCGCGGTGTCCCGCGAATACCGTTTCATGTGTTCGGAGCCCGGCCAGGAACTGATCATTAAGGATATCAAGGAACACAAGCTGGATCGCGTGGTGGTAGCGGCGTGCAGTCCGCTGATGCATGAACCGACCTTCCGCAAGGCGGTGGAACGCGGCGGCATCAACCGCTACTTCTTCGAAATGGTCAACGTGCGCGAGCAGGTCAGTTGGGTGTCCACGGACTATGAAAGTGCGACGGCCAAGGCCCGGCGGCTGATCAACGGCGCGCTGGCCCGCGTGAAGTTCCACGAAGCTTTGGAAATGCGCCGCGTGAAGATTACGCCGCGCGTGATGGTGGTGGGCGGCGGCATCGGCGGCATCGAAACCTCGCTGCAGCTTGCGGACGCGGGCTTCGAAGTGGTGCTGGTGGAAAAGGACGACACCATCGGCGGCCACATGGCCAAGTTCGACAAGACGTTCCCCACGCTGGATTGCGCGGCCTGTATTTTGACGCCGAAGATGGTGTCGGTGGGCCAGCATCCCCGCATCCGGTTGATGACGTGGACGGAGGTGGAGAATGTGGAAGGCTATGTCGGCAACTTCAAGGTGAAGGTCCGCCAGAAGGCCCGTTATGTGGACCCCAGCCTGTGCAACGGCTGCGGAGCCTGCTATGAAGCCTGTCCGGCGCGGCCCGTGCCGACCAAGCGCAAACTGATCCTTGGACGGCAGGTGGCCAATCAGGGCTACATGCTGAGCGGGGTCAAGATGCCTGCTCTGGCCAAGGAAGAAACGAAGACCCCCGCCGTAGCGGATGCGGTTTAA
- a CDS encoding CoB--CoM heterodisulfide reductase iron-sulfur subunit B family protein: MEYAYYPGCSLETTGKPYDQSVRAVFKALNIGLREIEDWNCCGATMYMSVDKLVGYSVTARNLALAQNMGCDICAPCSSCYTILRKTNRQMEWDPKSRDQINEALGAANLSYTKHVEVRHPLDILVNDVGVHEIAAKAKFRFDGLKVAPYYGCQIVRPMGFFDDVDDPQSMDQLLRALGADVVPYPDKVRCCGGMLMTTFEQVAHNLNNDLLRCAEDNGAEVISTACPLCQMNLEAYQPAINARYNTNHNMPIVYFSQLVGLALGIDAAELGLDTLMVKLTNPKLKGKDARKAVA, translated from the coding sequence ATGGAATATGCCTACTATCCCGGTTGCAGCCTCGAGACCACCGGCAAGCCGTACGATCAATCGGTGCGGGCGGTTTTCAAGGCGCTGAATATCGGGCTGCGGGAAATCGAAGACTGGAACTGCTGCGGCGCGACGATGTACATGTCCGTCGACAAGCTGGTGGGTTACTCGGTGACCGCGCGCAATCTCGCGCTGGCGCAAAACATGGGCTGCGACATCTGCGCGCCGTGTTCGAGCTGCTATACGATTCTGCGCAAGACCAACCGCCAGATGGAATGGGATCCCAAGTCCCGCGATCAGATCAACGAAGCGCTCGGGGCGGCGAACCTGTCGTACACGAAGCACGTGGAAGTGCGCCACCCGCTGGATATTCTGGTGAATGACGTCGGCGTGCATGAGATCGCGGCCAAGGCCAAATTCCGCTTCGACGGATTGAAGGTCGCGCCCTATTACGGCTGCCAGATCGTGCGTCCGATGGGCTTTTTCGATGACGTGGACGATCCGCAGAGCATGGACCAACTGCTGCGCGCACTGGGCGCGGACGTGGTGCCGTATCCGGACAAGGTGCGCTGCTGCGGCGGCATGCTGATGACGACCTTCGAACAGGTGGCGCACAATCTGAACAATGACCTGCTGCGCTGCGCGGAAGACAACGGTGCGGAAGTGATTTCCACCGCCTGCCCGCTGTGCCAGATGAACCTTGAAGCCTATCAGCCGGCGATCAATGCGCGCTACAATACCAACCACAATATGCCCATCGTCTATTTCAGCCAGCTTGTAGGCTTGGCGCTGGGAATCGACGCGGCGGAATTGGGATTGGACACACTGATGGTCAAGCTGACGAATCCGAAACTGAAGGGCAAGGACGCCCGGAAGGCGGTCGCATGA
- a CDS encoding 4Fe-4S dicluster domain-containing protein has product MAEKTFTEPAVKTEAELRASFWQQVKSIPHGEKLKECIQCGTCTGSCPVSYIMDTTPRQNVALLRAGRIEDILQSRSIWLCASCYSCTVRCPAEIKITDMMYALKRLAMEKKIYPEKFPVYALSKAFIDNVYKYGRNYEMGLGIRYLLKVSPLKLAGSAGFGIAMMSRGRLGVLPKTIKKVDEVRAIIDRAKQLGEH; this is encoded by the coding sequence ATGGCCGAAAAGACCTTCACGGAACCGGCAGTCAAGACCGAGGCCGAACTGCGAGCCTCTTTCTGGCAGCAGGTGAAGAGTATTCCGCACGGCGAGAAACTCAAAGAATGCATTCAGTGCGGCACATGCACCGGATCCTGTCCGGTGTCCTATATCATGGACACGACGCCGCGGCAGAATGTGGCTTTGCTGCGCGCGGGCCGCATAGAAGACATTTTGCAGAGCCGCTCGATCTGGCTGTGCGCGTCTTGTTACTCCTGCACGGTGCGCTGCCCGGCGGAGATCAAGATCACCGACATGATGTATGCCTTGAAGCGGCTGGCGATGGAGAAGAAGATTTACCCGGAGAAGTTTCCGGTGTACGCGCTCTCCAAGGCGTTTATCGATAATGTCTACAAGTATGGGCGCAACTATGAGATGGGCCTGGGAATCCGCTACCTGCTGAAGGTCTCGCCGCTGAAGCTGGCGGGAAGCGCGGGTTTCGGAATTGCGATGATGAGTCGCGGCCGGCTCGGTGTGCTGCCCAAGACGATCAAGAAGGTGGATGAAGTGCGGGCGATCATTGACCGCGCCAAACAACTGGGAGAACACTGA
- a CDS encoding 4Fe-4S binding protein: MSWRRGLQIGFALVNVAVGIQFYRFVHAAQTTTSGPLPTRPPGVEGWLPISGMLGLADWIHQGAINTIHPAATILFLAFLTISFLFRKAFCSWLCPVGLISEMLAKVGRKIFGRNFLLPRMVDRSLMALKYVLLSFFVSAFFIMGMAGINAFIASPYNQVVDVKMALFFVQLGTVGISVFAVLILGSIFVQGFWCRYLCPYGALLGLFSWLSPMRVRRNPTSCIDCAKCDKVCPARLPIMIKNNIISVECTGCMECVEVCPVKDTLHFGTPNWKPTMRKVGIIIAATFLLFVISARIFGIWQTSVSDDAYRYHVTHLNGPEYGHPGR; the protein is encoded by the coding sequence ATGTCCTGGCGGCGCGGGCTGCAAATCGGGTTCGCTTTGGTCAATGTGGCCGTCGGCATTCAGTTCTACCGCTTTGTCCATGCCGCGCAGACCACCACCTCCGGCCCGCTGCCCACCCGTCCTCCGGGAGTGGAAGGCTGGCTGCCCATTAGCGGCATGCTCGGACTGGCGGACTGGATCCATCAAGGTGCCATCAACACCATCCATCCCGCCGCCACCATTCTGTTTCTGGCGTTTCTCACCATCTCCTTTCTCTTCCGCAAGGCTTTCTGCTCCTGGCTCTGCCCGGTGGGACTGATCAGTGAGATGCTGGCCAAGGTGGGGAGGAAGATCTTTGGCCGCAACTTCCTGTTGCCGCGCATGGTGGACCGCTCGCTGATGGCACTGAAGTATGTGCTCCTGAGCTTCTTCGTCTCCGCCTTTTTCATCATGGGCATGGCCGGCATCAATGCCTTCATTGCCAGCCCGTACAATCAGGTCGTCGACGTCAAGATGGCGCTGTTCTTCGTGCAGCTCGGGACGGTCGGCATCAGCGTCTTTGCCGTCCTGATTCTCGGCAGCATCTTTGTGCAGGGCTTCTGGTGCCGGTACCTGTGTCCCTACGGCGCGCTGCTGGGACTCTTCTCCTGGCTCTCGCCGATGCGAGTCCGTCGCAACCCCACCTCGTGTATCGACTGCGCCAAATGCGACAAGGTCTGCCCGGCGCGGTTGCCGATCATGATCAAGAACAACATCATTTCCGTCGAATGCACCGGCTGTATGGAATGCGTGGAGGTTTGCCCCGTCAAGGACACCCTGCATTTCGGCACTCCCAACTGGAAACCCACGATGCGCAAAGTGGGCATCATCATCGCAGCCACGTTTCTGCTGTTTGTGATCTCCGCGCGGATCTTCGGCATCTGGCAGACCAGCGTGAGCGATGACGCCTACCGCTACCACGTCACCCATCTGAACGGCCCCGAGTACGGGCACCCCGGCAGGTGA
- a CDS encoding T9SS type A sorting domain-containing protein: MKTLLWIALVGVSLFLGEARACQDPWRFLGQPSPLMYCAIINPADRSQVLAGAYAHVGDPQGGGVYTCGETDSVWHYVGLRGLRIFRLVCYPYCRSNLFAATDHGIYMQIEDSTWTSLGGGDRDFMICPSDTSLWVALSAPEGYGSIYISRDSGQHWSWFGGPTDYHPFFWAHNAPQVFYYTAEHTLWRASIPDTIFRPVLYMIDPIQGTAYHPTQPWVYALSYNHIGRYDEVTGDTLVFPLPDNTALGHSIAYTERGLQVCVDGGNLRFSDDLTEWQTDTANTVPGQLLYASPDHCLAINGAGIYVSGVPDAAAPVRPLPVTPVLSVYPNPSNGGFVVTYDRPALLQMYDVLGQEVYSQRIQRPGSVWLDPPGLSSGIYFLKVTNLTGSRENIPPAKIILLK, from the coding sequence ATGAAAACTCTACTTTGGATTGCTTTGGTGGGTGTAAGCCTCTTCTTAGGAGAGGCCAGGGCTTGTCAGGACCCATGGCGATTCCTTGGGCAGCCGTCACCCTTGATGTACTGTGCCATTATCAACCCGGCGGACCGCTCGCAGGTGCTGGCTGGTGCGTATGCTCATGTGGGGGATCCACAAGGTGGCGGGGTCTATACGTGCGGGGAAACCGACAGCGTCTGGCATTACGTGGGCTTACGCGGCCTCCGCATTTTCCGGCTGGTGTGCTACCCCTACTGCCGGTCCAACCTCTTTGCCGCCACCGATCACGGGATCTACATGCAAATTGAGGACTCCACTTGGACGTCGCTGGGGGGCGGTGACCGCGATTTTATGATCTGCCCGTCCGATACGTCTCTCTGGGTAGCCCTAAGCGCTCCGGAGGGTTACGGCAGCATCTATATTTCGCGCGACAGCGGACAGCATTGGTCGTGGTTCGGCGGGCCGACAGACTATCATCCGTTCTTCTGGGCACACAACGCGCCGCAAGTTTTCTACTATACGGCGGAGCACACATTGTGGCGAGCCAGCATTCCTGACACCATTTTTCGTCCCGTGCTTTACATGATTGACCCAATTCAGGGTACCGCGTACCATCCCACGCAACCGTGGGTGTATGCCCTTAGCTATAATCACATCGGCCGCTATGATGAAGTCACGGGAGATACCCTGGTATTCCCGCTCCCAGACAATACGGCACTCGGTCATAGCATCGCATACACTGAGCGGGGATTACAGGTGTGCGTTGATGGAGGCAATTTGCGCTTTTCCGACGACCTGACCGAGTGGCAGACGGATACAGCGAATACCGTTCCCGGCCAACTTCTATACGCCTCGCCTGACCATTGCCTGGCCATCAATGGGGCGGGAATCTATGTGTCCGGCGTCCCCGATGCCGCCGCGCCTGTCCGGCCACTCCCGGTTACGCCCGTTCTATCCGTCTATCCCAACCCCAGCAACGGCGGCTTCGTGGTCACCTATGACCGGCCTGCTCTGCTCCAGATGTATGATGTGTTGGGGCAGGAGGTTTATTCCCAGCGCATCCAGCGTCCGGGATCGGTGTGGCTGGATCCGCCGGGGCTGTCTTCCGGCATTTACTTTCTGAAAGTGACGAACCTGACCGGCAGCCGGGAAAACATTCCGCCTGCAAAAATAATTCTGCTTAAATGA
- a CDS encoding T9SS type A sorting domain-containing protein: MNTLLWLALTTFTLFLTEAKACDGPWRYLGSPPWEVMCAIPDPGQPSRVLAGTYMDWEIPRSGGVWSCADSDTVWEYAGLAGHRVFSLSYYPYCRPNAFAATGDGYFMRTADTTWIRVGGIASTWVYESEFLISPEDTSLWLATSSDPDFGGFLKVSRNSGQSWSNIGGGDPVNSLLWSGTLDHTFYLAWIWDFYQAVVTPDSVILTRLPFPQEVESLTRHPQQPWVYIGGAYHMGRYDETTGDTMTVGLPQGVTHVYKVAYGSDGLLVRAYQGLYRVSDDLSQWELLDNTVNTGPTRFFYTSPNGCVISDSNRIYISAAPDAAAPARAAPSLPTVSVFPNPTNGGLVVSCGSPARFVVFDLLGRAVKEATLERPGSVWLDLSRVPSGIYFLHTTELLRNRTNGPAVRITLVK, from the coding sequence ATGAACACTCTACTTTGGCTGGCATTGACAACCTTCACCCTCTTCCTCACAGAAGCCAAGGCCTGCGATGGCCCGTGGCGGTATCTGGGGTCGCCGCCGTGGGAGGTGATGTGCGCCATACCCGATCCGGGGCAGCCGTCGCGTGTGCTGGCGGGTACGTATATGGACTGGGAGATCCCGAGGAGTGGTGGCGTGTGGTCCTGTGCCGACAGCGACACGGTTTGGGAATATGCGGGGCTGGCCGGACACCGCGTCTTCAGCCTCTCCTATTACCCCTATTGCCGCCCCAACGCCTTTGCCGCCACCGGGGACGGTTACTTCATGCGAACGGCGGACACCACGTGGATCCGCGTGGGAGGAATTGCATCTACATGGGTCTACGAAAGCGAGTTCCTGATTTCCCCGGAAGACACCTCTCTGTGGCTGGCCACCAGTTCTGACCCTGACTTCGGCGGCTTTCTCAAGGTCTCCCGCAACAGCGGTCAAAGTTGGAGTAATATTGGCGGCGGAGACCCGGTCAATAGTCTGTTGTGGTCCGGCACTCTCGATCACACCTTCTACTTGGCCTGGATTTGGGATTTTTACCAAGCGGTCGTGACGCCGGATTCCGTCATCCTGACCCGTTTGCCGTTTCCCCAGGAGGTCGAGAGCCTGACACGGCATCCGCAGCAGCCGTGGGTTTATATCGGTGGCGCGTACCACATGGGCAGGTATGACGAGACCACAGGGGATACCATGACGGTGGGGCTCCCGCAGGGGGTCACGCATGTCTACAAGGTGGCGTATGGCAGTGATGGCCTTTTAGTGCGGGCTTATCAAGGGCTCTACCGCGTGTCCGATGATCTCAGTCAATGGGAGCTTCTCGACAACACGGTGAACACAGGTCCGACGCGGTTTTTCTACACGTCGCCGAATGGCTGCGTCATAAGCGACTCGAATCGCATCTACATTTCCGCCGCACCAGATGCGGCTGCGCCGGCGCGCGCTGCCCCTTCGTTGCCCACGGTGAGTGTGTTTCCCAACCCCACCAATGGCGGACTCGTGGTGTCCTGCGGCTCTCCGGCTCGCTTCGTCGTGTTCGATTTGCTCGGGCGGGCAGTCAAGGAGGCCACACTGGAACGCCCCGGTTCGGTGTGGCTGGACCTGTCGCGAGTCCCGTCGGGAATTTACTTTCTGCACACGACAGAACTTTTGCGCAATCGGACAAACGGTCCGGCTGTAAGGATAACTCTAGTCAAGTGA